In the genome of Telluria beijingensis, one region contains:
- a CDS encoding GMC family oxidoreductase translates to MAIVKEKKDAVIVGAGWVGAIMAKELTDAGLNVVILERGPDRDTQTDFAYPRVIDELEGSVHRKYLQSLAQETVTIRHNLSTVAVPKRRMGSFKPGTGVGGAGSHWSGVHFRALPEDLNLRSTMEQRYGKKIMPAGMSIQDFPVTFEELEPHFSHFEYVCGTSGKAGVLNGKVVEGGNPFEGSRSREYPLGPNPDYLGGEMFYKAAREMGYHPFPIPASNTSASYVNPYGCQMGPCNFCGFCSDYGCLNYSKASPNINIFPVLRGRKNFEMRTLAQVLKVNLTADGKMATGVNYLDAGGQECEQPADIVILGAFSLYNVHLMLISKIGPAYDPVTRTGTVGRNYSYQNLNRVSLFFDKNVHANQFMGIGGGGTAFDDLNGNRNDPTKSGFVGGGVIWARQPGGGPVRGIATAPGVPNWGSDWKKGAKDAMRHSFYYEVQGSCMAYDDAYLDLDPNYKDAFGRPLLRMTFDWHDNEIAASAYLVDKAQEMCKVLNPLATKGDAKKPGTHYNINQYQSTHTVGGAIMGADPKTSALNKYLQSWDVPNVFAPGANAFPQNNGYNPTGMVGALAYWCAKAIREQYIKNPGPLVQA, encoded by the coding sequence ATGGCAATCGTAAAAGAGAAAAAAGACGCGGTCATCGTCGGCGCCGGCTGGGTCGGCGCCATCATGGCCAAGGAATTGACCGACGCCGGCCTGAACGTGGTCATCCTCGAACGCGGCCCGGACCGCGACACGCAGACCGACTTCGCCTATCCGCGCGTGATCGACGAGCTCGAAGGCTCGGTGCACCGCAAATACCTGCAGTCGCTGGCGCAAGAGACCGTGACCATCCGCCACAACCTGAGCACCGTGGCCGTGCCGAAGCGCCGCATGGGCTCGTTCAAGCCGGGCACCGGCGTGGGCGGCGCCGGTTCGCACTGGTCGGGCGTGCACTTCCGCGCGCTGCCGGAAGACCTTAACCTGCGCAGCACCATGGAGCAGCGCTACGGCAAGAAGATCATGCCGGCCGGTATGTCGATCCAGGATTTCCCGGTCACCTTTGAAGAGCTGGAACCGCATTTCTCGCACTTCGAATACGTGTGCGGCACCTCGGGCAAGGCCGGCGTGTTGAACGGCAAGGTCGTCGAAGGCGGCAACCCGTTCGAAGGTTCGCGCTCGCGCGAGTATCCGCTGGGGCCGAACCCCGACTACCTGGGCGGCGAGATGTTTTATAAAGCGGCGCGCGAGATGGGTTACCACCCGTTCCCGATCCCGGCCTCGAACACCTCGGCCAGCTACGTCAACCCGTATGGCTGCCAGATGGGCCCGTGCAACTTCTGCGGTTTCTGCTCCGACTACGGCTGCCTCAATTATTCGAAGGCCAGCCCGAACATCAATATCTTCCCGGTCCTGCGCGGCCGCAAGAACTTCGAGATGCGCACGCTGGCCCAGGTGCTGAAGGTGAACCTGACGGCCGACGGCAAGATGGCCACCGGTGTGAACTACCTCGACGCCGGCGGACAAGAGTGCGAACAGCCGGCGGACATCGTCATCCTGGGCGCATTCTCGCTGTACAACGTGCACCTGATGCTGATCTCGAAGATCGGCCCGGCCTACGACCCGGTGACCAGGACCGGCACCGTCGGCAGGAACTACTCCTACCAGAACCTGAACCGCGTCTCGCTATTCTTCGACAAGAACGTGCACGCCAACCAGTTCATGGGCATCGGCGGCGGCGGCACTGCCTTCGACGACCTGAACGGCAACCGCAACGATCCGACCAAGTCGGGCTTCGTCGGCGGCGGCGTGATCTGGGCGCGCCAGCCGGGCGGCGGTCCGGTGCGCGGCATCGCGACCGCGCCGGGCGTGCCGAACTGGGGCAGCGACTGGAAGAAGGGCGCCAAGGATGCGATGCGTCACTCGTTCTACTACGAGGTGCAGGGTTCGTGCATGGCTTACGACGACGCCTACCTCGACCTGGATCCGAACTACAAGGACGCCTTCGGCCGTCCGCTGCTGCGCATGACATTCGACTGGCACGACAACGAGATCGCGGCCTCGGCCTACCTGGTCGACAAGGCGCAGGAGATGTGCAAGGTGCTGAATCCGCTGGCGACGAAGGGCGACGCCAAGAAGCCGGGCACCCACTACAACATCAACCAGTACCAGAGCACGCACACGGTCGGCGGCGCGATCATGGGCGCCGATCCCAAGACCTCGGCCCTGAACAAGTACCTGCAGTCGTGGGACGTGCCGAACGTGTTCGCGCCGGGCGCCAATGCCTTCCCGCAGAACAACGGCTACAACCCGACCGGCATGGTCGGCGCGCTGGCCTACTGGTGCGCGAAAGCGATCCGGGAACAGTACATCAAGAACCCGGGCCCGCTGGTGCAGGCATAA
- a CDS encoding gluconate 2-dehydrogenase subunit 3 family protein, with amino-acid sequence MSDDQQSQSRRRLIKSLVFVPMGAGAAAALHQGLPNANASATAPAEGKPNPYTPKFFNAKEWKFVIAAVDRLIPHDEHGPGAVELGVPEFLDRHMQSPYASGSIWYMQGPFLEATSEFGYQGKLPLKDIIRVGIANVDAHCVKTFSSKAFADLDLRMQEAVLKDLEGGKIKLADISSKQFFADFLAETRAGYFSDPSHGGNKDMGAWKMIGYPGMRGDYLEWVKIRDKPYPLGPVDLAGRRG; translated from the coding sequence ATGTCCGACGATCAACAATCTCAATCGCGGCGGCGCCTGATCAAGAGCCTTGTGTTCGTGCCCATGGGCGCGGGCGCGGCAGCGGCGCTGCACCAGGGACTTCCCAATGCCAACGCCAGCGCGACCGCGCCAGCCGAAGGCAAGCCCAATCCCTACACCCCGAAATTCTTCAATGCGAAGGAATGGAAATTCGTCATCGCCGCGGTCGATCGCCTGATCCCGCATGACGAGCACGGCCCTGGCGCGGTGGAACTGGGCGTGCCCGAGTTCCTCGACCGCCACATGCAGTCGCCGTACGCCTCCGGCAGCATCTGGTATATGCAGGGCCCGTTCCTGGAAGCGACGTCCGAGTTCGGCTACCAGGGCAAGCTGCCGCTGAAGGACATCATCCGCGTCGGCATCGCCAACGTCGACGCCCACTGCGTCAAGACCTTTTCCAGCAAGGCCTTCGCCGACCTCGACCTGCGCATGCAGGAAGCGGTGCTGAAAGACCTCGAGGGCGGCAAGATCAAGCTCGCCGACATCTCGTCGAAGCAGTTCTTCGCCGACTTCCTGGCCGAGACCCGCGCCGGCTACTTCAGCGACCCTAGCCACGGCGGCAACAAGGACATGGGCGCCTGGAAGATGATCGGCTACCCCGGCATGCGGGGCGACTACCTGGAGTGGGTGAAGATTCGCGACAAACCGTATCCGCTGGGACCGGTGGACCTGGCTGGACGGAGGGGATAA
- a CDS encoding GntR family transcriptional regulator, with protein MQDSVVDPSAAPAAAPPALPKLARQHLHDTVVSHLRRSIVESVFPPGMKLNERELCETMGISRTPLREALKALAAEGLIEISPNRGASVYKMSHQEVWETFEFVSGLEALAGEHACARITPAEIAAIRLLHDEMLACRQRDDLPGYYSRNQAIHDRIAEAARNSVLQHTYLNMNRRLQSLRLKSNLVPEKWDQAIDEHCQMMEALEARDGKRLATILSRHLLDKRESVMGMLADAEPAR; from the coding sequence ATGCAAGACTCGGTAGTTGACCCGTCAGCCGCCCCCGCTGCCGCGCCTCCCGCGCTTCCGAAGCTGGCGCGACAGCACCTGCACGACACCGTCGTCAGTCACCTGCGTCGCTCGATCGTCGAATCCGTCTTCCCGCCGGGGATGAAGCTGAACGAACGCGAGCTGTGCGAGACGATGGGCATTTCGCGCACGCCTTTGCGCGAGGCGTTGAAGGCATTGGCCGCCGAGGGCCTGATCGAGATTTCGCCGAACCGCGGCGCTTCGGTCTACAAGATGTCGCACCAGGAGGTCTGGGAAACCTTCGAGTTCGTCAGCGGCCTGGAAGCGCTCGCCGGCGAACATGCGTGCGCGCGCATCACGCCCGCCGAGATCGCCGCCATCCGCCTGCTGCACGACGAGATGCTGGCCTGCCGCCAGCGCGACGACCTGCCGGGCTACTACAGCCGCAACCAGGCGATCCATGACAGGATCGCCGAAGCCGCGCGCAATTCGGTCCTCCAGCACACCTACCTGAACATGAACCGGCGGCTGCAGTCGCTGCGGCTGAAGTCCAATCTCGTCCCCGAGAAATGGGACCAGGCGATCGACGAGCATTGCCAGATGATGGAGGCGCTGGAAGCGCGCGACGGCAAGCGCCTGGCAACCATCCTGTCGCGCCACTTGCTGGACAAGCGTGAATCGGTGATGGGCATGCTGGCCGACGCCGAACCGGCGCGCTGA
- a CDS encoding DEAD/DEAH box helicase, protein MRNLDPIDLSTAEALIDFGGSDAVTPALARQQLEGAVTLHNMLARHGHAYLADEVGMGKTYIALGVVAMMRRFKSDLRVLYLLPKNNVRDKWHKDYHSFVQANYRHHDGIVKGFGHQPAAPYRNCESLADLFTAVATDSVRDYFICTSAFSLALGNNKEDLGRSLDEFARRLPQYGPQVAEMRNALARMPATFESIRDFKRALKERWAGALHGMLPRFDLVLVDEAHNYRRGVGSSDRNGLLAQVLENRLDRLLLLSATPFEHELGELERQLALFGKRPDLALPRDWEWVDVHRLLAPFMVRRLNSLTLDGKPHTRNLYRDEHRSGVKAEVTLGIEQQLFAAVLQKKVGEAVNDGHHGKFELGMLASFESYHPGQDRQHERFDGDEDGAGAGAPDAADRGVVDFMVSDFRETFRRFPPHPKMDQVARQAHHASAAGNKKTLVFVRRVASVGELKAKIEESYNAWLADYLAHDAEVHAHVARYTALTSMHEHHRLDDGQENGDLGTFFSWFYRGENEALTLRPTPHNLRQTLLRGAMFEIDWSTLPGMPAPQALDWSRLSEVLTLPASPGAGQLAGRAQHAYLSCVAAGGSPAQQRVARHVLAVVFEHASLVPAGANPAAHAAELGKRGIWSTLRAHEALAPLALPWNEDIFDAVADDHDDAAADRATRLVRRYLVHANLCAALCRLDHPFVDLYALRHQRDGARDLSADEQMSAAFCDLLARQAASPGFSSFTVLRDLAAQLDMILKQNFEEIYHKKAGELPTYIANQLHPLSPVVGATGDNHKSRSAIARKFRMPGYPRVLVSTDVFQEGEDLHTFCDRVVHYGISASPIALEQKVGRVDRIASLAHRAMADAGQGYRDHFIQVGFPHIRESLEFLQVRAAAHNLNAFHRSLQRVEGSRAAPDSRIDLNAGLLDTDAIEAPIDTLLHSPFIIGADWLAGRAYPALREELDRLDARRRHCRALVGATLGRMAGAEPAPVQAAGAIGWTLEDGITVVLRGAQGNGQLILGASRPATRAFDHAAHTGHGLLAALAELQRNPAARLQLADDAMIANAEIYAGGAGILHASEVIDLHARLALADGLGGDADPALPARVRALVAGLCGNHGAYNVQQDATGRALDYRFALEPRGQRVEWTLCGGYVLVRAQVLAPQAALELAHHPAQLLGFTLGRNRRFDVVDFHIDDGLGLSVRALHPLAHLDHEELDFICHQVASNALRLRQVLANPANDNEHYDHDV, encoded by the coding sequence ATGCGCAATCTTGACCCGATCGACCTGTCCACCGCCGAGGCGCTGATCGACTTCGGCGGCAGCGACGCCGTCACCCCCGCCCTCGCCCGCCAGCAGCTGGAAGGCGCGGTGACCCTGCACAATATGCTGGCCCGGCACGGCCACGCCTACCTGGCCGACGAAGTCGGCATGGGCAAGACCTATATCGCCCTCGGCGTGGTGGCCATGATGCGCCGCTTCAAGTCCGACCTGCGCGTGCTGTACCTGCTGCCCAAGAATAATGTGCGCGACAAGTGGCACAAGGATTACCACAGCTTCGTCCAGGCCAACTACCGGCACCACGACGGCATCGTGAAGGGCTTCGGCCATCAACCGGCAGCGCCATATCGCAACTGCGAGTCGCTGGCGGACCTGTTCACGGCGGTCGCCACCGACAGCGTGCGCGACTACTTCATCTGCACCTCGGCCTTCAGCCTTGCGCTGGGCAACAACAAGGAAGACCTGGGCCGGTCGCTCGACGAGTTCGCGCGCAGGCTGCCGCAATACGGGCCGCAGGTGGCGGAGATGCGCAATGCCCTGGCGCGCATGCCCGCCACCTTTGAGTCGATCCGCGATTTCAAGCGCGCGCTCAAGGAGCGCTGGGCCGGGGCGCTGCACGGCATGCTGCCGCGCTTCGACCTGGTGCTGGTCGACGAGGCCCACAACTACCGCCGCGGCGTCGGCAGCTCGGACCGCAATGGCCTGCTGGCGCAGGTGCTGGAAAACCGGCTCGACCGCCTGCTGCTGCTGTCGGCGACGCCGTTCGAACACGAGTTGGGCGAACTGGAGCGCCAACTGGCGCTGTTCGGCAAGCGGCCCGACCTGGCGCTGCCGCGCGACTGGGAGTGGGTCGACGTGCACCGGTTGCTGGCGCCTTTCATGGTGCGCCGCCTGAACAGCCTGACACTGGACGGCAAGCCGCATACCCGCAACCTCTACCGCGACGAGCACCGCAGCGGCGTGAAGGCCGAGGTCACACTCGGCATCGAGCAGCAGCTGTTCGCCGCCGTGTTGCAGAAGAAGGTGGGCGAAGCCGTCAACGACGGCCACCACGGCAAGTTCGAGCTCGGCATGCTGGCCTCGTTCGAGAGCTATCATCCGGGCCAGGACCGGCAGCACGAGCGCTTCGACGGCGACGAAGACGGCGCCGGCGCCGGTGCGCCCGATGCGGCCGACCGCGGCGTCGTCGACTTCATGGTGAGCGATTTCCGCGAGACTTTCAGGCGCTTCCCGCCCCACCCCAAGATGGACCAGGTGGCGCGCCAGGCGCACCACGCCTCGGCGGCAGGCAACAAGAAGACGCTGGTGTTCGTGCGCCGCGTGGCCAGCGTCGGCGAACTCAAGGCAAAAATCGAGGAATCATACAACGCCTGGCTGGCGGACTACCTCGCGCACGACGCCGAGGTGCACGCCCATGTCGCGCGCTACACGGCGCTGACCAGCATGCACGAGCATCACCGGCTCGACGACGGCCAGGAAAACGGCGACCTGGGCACCTTCTTCTCGTGGTTCTACCGGGGCGAGAACGAGGCGCTGACCCTGCGCCCGACGCCGCACAACCTGCGCCAGACGCTGCTGCGCGGCGCCATGTTCGAGATCGACTGGTCGACCCTGCCCGGCATGCCGGCGCCGCAGGCGCTCGACTGGAGCCGGCTGTCCGAGGTGCTGACCCTCCCGGCCAGCCCAGGCGCCGGCCAGTTGGCCGGCCGCGCCCAGCATGCCTACCTGTCCTGCGTCGCCGCCGGCGGCAGTCCTGCCCAGCAACGCGTCGCCAGGCACGTGCTCGCCGTCGTCTTCGAACATGCCTCCCTGGTCCCGGCCGGCGCCAACCCCGCCGCCCATGCCGCCGAACTCGGCAAGCGCGGGATCTGGAGCACGCTGCGCGCCCACGAGGCGCTGGCGCCGCTGGCCCTGCCGTGGAATGAAGACATCTTCGACGCCGTCGCCGACGACCACGACGATGCCGCCGCCGACCGCGCCACGCGCCTGGTGCGCCGCTATCTGGTGCACGCCAACCTGTGCGCGGCCCTGTGCCGCCTGGACCATCCATTCGTCGACCTGTACGCGCTGCGCCACCAGCGCGACGGCGCCAGGGACCTGAGCGCCGACGAACAGATGAGCGCCGCCTTCTGCGACCTGCTGGCGCGCCAGGCCGCCAGCCCAGGTTTCAGCTCGTTCACGGTACTGCGCGACCTGGCGGCCCAGCTCGACATGATCCTCAAGCAGAATTTCGAGGAGATCTACCACAAGAAGGCAGGCGAACTGCCGACCTATATCGCCAACCAGCTGCACCCGCTGTCGCCCGTGGTGGGCGCGACCGGCGACAACCACAAGAGCCGATCGGCGATCGCCAGGAAGTTCCGCATGCCGGGCTATCCGCGGGTGCTGGTATCGACCGACGTGTTCCAGGAAGGAGAGGACCTGCATACCTTCTGCGACCGGGTGGTCCACTACGGTATTTCGGCCAGCCCGATCGCGCTGGAACAGAAGGTCGGCCGGGTCGACCGCATCGCCTCGCTCGCGCACCGCGCGATGGCCGATGCCGGCCAGGGCTATCGCGACCACTTCATCCAGGTCGGTTTCCCCCACATCCGCGAGAGCCTGGAGTTCCTGCAGGTGCGCGCCGCCGCCCACAACCTGAACGCGTTCCACCGTTCGCTGCAGCGGGTCGAGGGCAGCCGGGCGGCGCCCGACAGCCGTATCGACCTCAACGCCGGCCTGCTCGACACCGATGCCATCGAAGCGCCGATCGACACGCTTCTGCACAGCCCGTTCATCATCGGCGCCGACTGGCTGGCCGGCAGGGCCTATCCGGCATTGCGCGAAGAACTGGACCGACTCGATGCGCGCCGCCGTCATTGCCGCGCGCTGGTCGGCGCGACGCTGGGCCGCATGGCCGGCGCCGAGCCGGCCCCGGTCCAGGCCGCAGGCGCCATCGGCTGGACGCTGGAAGACGGCATCACGGTGGTCTTGCGCGGGGCGCAAGGCAACGGCCAGTTGATCCTGGGCGCCAGCCGGCCGGCCACGCGGGCCTTCGACCACGCGGCCCACACTGGCCACGGGTTGCTGGCCGCCCTGGCGGAACTGCAACGCAACCCCGCGGCGCGCCTGCAACTGGCCGACGACGCGATGATCGCCAATGCCGAGATCTATGCCGGCGGCGCCGGCATCCTGCACGCCAGCGAGGTGATCGACCTGCATGCGCGGCTGGCGTTGGCCGATGGCCTCGGCGGCGACGCCGACCCGGCGCTGCCGGCCAGGGTGAGGGCCCTGGTGGCGGGCCTGTGCGGCAATCATGGCGCTTACAACGTCCAGCAGGACGCGACTGGCCGCGCGCTCGACTACCGGTTCGCCCTCGAGCCGCGCGGCCAGCGGGTCGAGTGGACGCTGTGCGGCGGCTATGTGCTGGTGCGGGCCCAGGTGCTGGCGCCGCAAGCGGCGCTTGAGCTGGCGCACCATCCCGCCCAGCTGCTGGGCTTCACCCTCGGCCGCAACCGCCGCTTCGACGTGGTCGACTTTCATATCGATGACGGGTTGGGCCTGTCGGTGCGGGCCCTGCATCCACTGGCGCACCTCGATCACGAGGAACTCGACTTCATCTGCCACCAGGTCGCCAGCAATGCCCTGCGCCTGCGCCAGGTGCTTGCCAACCCGGCCAACGACAACGAACACTACGACCACGATGTCTAA
- a CDS encoding TonB-dependent receptor, which yields MTRLKVKPICAAVMLLAAYGMPAMAQTATESEVTNAGAEQPAPAPAASAAPAPAPAPANVVQVTGLRQSLRSAEDIKRDAAQVVDAINADDIGKFPDRQAGDALQRVAGVQVGRDRGETSTVIIRGLPDVATTLDGNEIFTAAGRRLSYQDLPVQSIAGMEVYKSATANQFEGGIAGAVNIRLRAPFDNEGFTATGYVEDRVNQTGGSSNTSDKHSPGGGFLVSNRWNTDFGEMGALFDVSVNRDNWAFPVQYVDRPDNVFSVSPDGSATRLGNTGPYAPAAPGDVLGQLPNIGGIYNAGQRERQSVHGAFQWKVNPRLTATAQYLGMGYQGRTGVNYVMSNATWTPRLGNVVLAPQGAACNTPQGAICPILAASAPGAQFGNAYDWDPYTATSTWGQNERTTTHYLNLGLKYNDGPLSVESQFGYTRSKFVNDTVIVDQQVPGASASLYSYGADGHGGFNAITTPGSANALQDPDNFVLRGLVQNWNEQAGSQLQWRLDTTYRLTGGGFFNALTAGVRVSSRKASYHGAEGHADFSGERPSPIGALGASFQSLVPGLDRLGGAWYGPSSDFLIDNADAVRNAYGVGSGRVPNDPGRAFDQRERNATLYLGTRWGLDAGGVTVDGEIGARVIRVERDLRGQARIGDAVSDLDLSTSETNYLPSASAVVGWTENLQSHLSVGKTITRPNFGTLNPALSLVPSTVNVPGSGGAGNPYLEPTRSTNLDATLEYYFQKNGFAQVALFHRDIDGYQQSFTQDEVIDGQVYRVTRPQNSGKGRLRGAEFGVQKFFDFLPGPWSNFGAQANYTWIDGENQSRTAFDSDTFTTTPLTGVAKKSYNVALLYEGHGITGRLAATRRGDYVEQIAEAPFNQDRVVKAATFVDLSIGYEINDNASLQFDAINLTKAKFESTLGPYMPRDIRYNPTTYGLSLRFRM from the coding sequence ATGACCCGTTTGAAAGTCAAGCCGATCTGCGCCGCCGTGATGCTGCTGGCCGCCTACGGCATGCCAGCCATGGCGCAAACCGCCACCGAATCCGAGGTCACCAATGCCGGCGCCGAGCAGCCGGCGCCTGCGCCGGCAGCATCGGCAGCACCGGCACCCGCACCCGCACCCGCGAATGTGGTCCAGGTCACCGGCCTGCGCCAGAGCCTGCGCTCGGCCGAGGACATCAAGCGCGACGCCGCGCAGGTGGTCGACGCCATCAACGCCGACGATATCGGCAAGTTCCCCGACCGCCAGGCGGGCGATGCGCTGCAGCGCGTGGCCGGGGTCCAGGTGGGGCGCGACCGCGGCGAGACCAGCACCGTCATCATCCGCGGCCTGCCCGACGTCGCCACCACGCTCGACGGCAACGAGATCTTCACCGCCGCCGGCCGCCGCCTGTCCTACCAGGACTTGCCGGTGCAGTCGATCGCCGGCATGGAAGTGTATAAATCGGCCACCGCCAACCAGTTCGAGGGCGGCATCGCCGGCGCCGTCAACATCCGCCTGCGCGCGCCGTTCGACAACGAGGGCTTCACCGCCACCGGCTACGTCGAGGACCGCGTCAACCAGACGGGCGGCAGCAGCAATACCTCGGACAAGCACAGCCCGGGCGGCGGCTTCCTGGTCAGCAATCGCTGGAACACCGACTTCGGCGAGATGGGCGCCCTGTTCGACGTCTCCGTCAATCGCGACAACTGGGCCTTCCCGGTGCAATACGTCGACCGTCCCGATAATGTATTCTCGGTGAGCCCCGACGGCAGCGCGACCCGGCTCGGCAACACCGGCCCCTATGCCCCGGCCGCGCCGGGCGACGTGCTGGGCCAGTTGCCGAACATCGGCGGCATCTACAATGCCGGCCAGCGCGAGCGCCAGAGCGTGCATGGCGCCTTCCAGTGGAAGGTCAATCCGCGCCTGACCGCCACCGCGCAATACCTCGGCATGGGCTACCAGGGCCGCACCGGCGTCAACTACGTGATGAGCAACGCCACCTGGACGCCGCGCCTTGGCAATGTGGTGCTGGCGCCGCAAGGCGCCGCCTGCAATACGCCGCAGGGCGCGATCTGCCCGATCCTGGCGGCGAGCGCGCCGGGCGCGCAGTTCGGCAACGCCTACGACTGGGATCCCTACACCGCGACCAGCACCTGGGGCCAGAACGAACGCACCACCACGCACTACCTGAACCTGGGCCTGAAGTACAACGACGGTCCATTGAGCGTCGAATCCCAGTTCGGCTATACCCGCTCCAAATTCGTCAACGACACCGTGATCGTCGACCAGCAGGTGCCTGGCGCATCGGCCAGCCTGTACTCGTATGGCGCCGACGGCCACGGCGGCTTCAACGCCATCACCACACCTGGCAGCGCCAATGCGCTGCAGGACCCGGACAATTTCGTGCTGCGCGGCCTGGTGCAGAACTGGAACGAGCAGGCCGGCAGCCAGCTGCAATGGCGCCTTGATACCACCTATCGCCTGACGGGCGGCGGCTTCTTCAACGCCCTGACCGCAGGCGTGCGCGTGTCCTCGCGCAAGGCCAGCTATCACGGCGCCGAAGGCCATGCCGATTTCAGCGGCGAGCGTCCGAGCCCGATCGGCGCCTTGGGCGCCTCGTTCCAGAGCCTGGTGCCGGGCCTGGACCGCCTGGGCGGCGCCTGGTACGGGCCGTCGTCCGACTTCCTGATCGACAATGCCGACGCGGTGCGCAACGCCTACGGTGTCGGCAGCGGCCGCGTGCCGAACGACCCGGGCCGCGCGTTCGACCAGCGCGAGCGCAATGCGACGCTGTACCTGGGCACGCGCTGGGGCCTTGACGCGGGTGGGGTCACCGTCGATGGCGAGATCGGCGCGCGCGTCATCCGCGTTGAGCGCGACCTGCGCGGCCAGGCCCGCATCGGCGACGCGGTCTCGGATCTCGACCTGTCGACTTCCGAGACCAACTACCTGCCGAGCGCCTCGGCCGTTGTCGGCTGGACCGAGAACCTGCAGTCGCACCTGTCGGTCGGCAAGACCATCACGCGGCCCAATTTCGGCACGCTGAACCCGGCGCTGTCGCTGGTGCCGTCGACGGTCAACGTGCCGGGCAGCGGCGGCGCCGGCAATCCCTACCTGGAGCCGACCCGCTCGACCAATCTCGACGCCACGCTCGAGTATTACTTCCAGAAGAACGGTTTTGCCCAGGTCGCGCTGTTCCACCGCGATATCGACGGCTACCAGCAAAGCTTCACGCAGGATGAAGTCATCGACGGCCAGGTCTACCGCGTGACCCGTCCGCAGAACTCGGGCAAGGGCCGCCTGCGCGGGGCCGAATTCGGCGTCCAGAAGTTCTTCGACTTCCTGCCCGGCCCGTGGAGCAACTTCGGCGCCCAGGCCAACTACACCTGGATCGACGGCGAGAACCAGAGCCGCACCGCCTTCGACAGCGATACGTTCACCACCACGCCGCTCACGGGTGTGGCCAAGAAGAGCTACAACGTCGCGCTGCTCTACGAGGGCCACGGCATCACCGGCCGCCTCGCCGCCACCCGCCGCGGCGACTACGTCGAGCAGATTGCCGAGGCGCCGTTCAACCAGGACCGCGTGGTCAAGGCCGCGACCTTCGTCGACCTCTCCATCGGCTACGAGATCAACGACAACGCATCCCTGCAGTTCGACGCCATCAATCTCACCAAGGCGAAATTCGAGAGCACGCTGGGCCCCTACATGCCGCGCGATATCCGCTACAACCCCACGACCTACGGCCTGAGCCTGCGCTTCAGGATGTAG
- a CDS encoding MBL fold metallo-hydrolase, with the protein MNARDKTTRPGAEELVPSRYALQIGEIDVLVVSDGVLPLPAVTMATNAEPAALGVWLDHMFLPPDFFDWPLNVLVATSGDQVVLVDTGLGSQFLGFPRAGQTPHRLESAGIDLGSVTDIVITHMHMDHIGGLLVDGLKERLRPDLRIHVCAAEVAFWATPDFTHTDMPAPVPDVLRSTANQFMDKYRDRLHVFEERHEVAPGVVARRTGGHTPGHCVVDVESNGQRLMFAGDAMFPVGFEHPDWHNGFEHDPEEATRVRVKLFRELADNGALLVATHLPFPSVGRVALDGDNFRWVPVFWDH; encoded by the coding sequence ATGAATGCAAGAGACAAAACGACCCGTCCCGGCGCCGAAGAGCTGGTCCCTTCGCGCTACGCACTGCAGATCGGCGAGATCGACGTGCTGGTGGTCAGCGACGGCGTGCTGCCATTGCCGGCCGTCACCATGGCCACCAACGCCGAGCCGGCCGCGCTGGGAGTCTGGCTCGACCATATGTTCCTGCCGCCGGACTTCTTCGACTGGCCGCTCAACGTGCTGGTGGCCACGAGCGGCGACCAGGTGGTGCTGGTCGATACCGGCCTGGGTTCGCAATTCCTCGGCTTCCCGCGCGCCGGCCAGACGCCGCACCGGCTGGAGTCGGCCGGCATCGACCTGGGATCCGTCACCGATATCGTCATCACCCATATGCACATGGACCATATCGGCGGCCTGCTGGTCGATGGACTGAAGGAGCGCCTGCGCCCCGACCTGCGCATCCACGTGTGCGCCGCCGAAGTCGCATTCTGGGCCACGCCCGACTTCACGCATACCGACATGCCGGCGCCGGTGCCGGACGTGCTGCGTTCCACCGCCAACCAGTTCATGGACAAGTACCGCGACCGCCTGCACGTCTTCGAGGAACGCCACGAAGTGGCGCCGGGCGTGGTCGCGCGCCGTACCGGCGGCCATACGCCGGGCCACTGCGTGGTCGACGTCGAATCGAACGGCCAGCGCCTGATGTTCGCCGGCGACGCCATGTTCCCGGTCGGTTTCGAGCATCCCGACTGGCATAACGGCTTCGAGCACGATCCCGAGGAAGCGACCCGGGTGCGCGTCAAGCTGTTCCGCGAACTGGCGGACAATGGCGCGCTGCTGGTCGCCACCCACCTGCCTTTTCCTTCGGTGGGCCGGGTGGCGCTCGATGGCGACAACTTCCGCTGGGTGCCGGTGTTCTGGGATCACTGA
- a CDS encoding tautomerase family protein, whose amino-acid sequence MPYVNIKVTREGTAPGASATTLEQKRALIKGVSDLLYEVMGKAPATTFVVIDEVEMDNWGVGGVTTAEYRAGRAGARAAGKT is encoded by the coding sequence ATGCCCTACGTGAACATCAAGGTGACCCGGGAGGGCACCGCGCCGGGCGCTAGCGCCACCACGCTGGAACAGAAGCGCGCGCTCATCAAGGGCGTCAGCGACCTGCTGTACGAAGTGATGGGCAAGGCGCCGGCCACGACCTTCGTCGTGATCGACGAGGTCGAGATGGACAACTGGGGCGTCGGCGGAGTGACTACCGCCGAATATCGGGCCGGGAGGGCCGGGGCCCGTGCCGCCGGCAAGACCTAG